The following coding sequences are from one Bradyrhizobium sp. WSM471 window:
- a CDS encoding ChrR family anti-sigma-E factor has translation MTISHHPPEDLLADFAAGRLEEAHQLVVGVHVAGCARCGRFVQAIEQLGGLALEDVEPVPVASDAFEQVMSRIHDAPEERAVRTAHVARGSEQDVPAALRNYRIGKRRRIAPGLSMRPIELSGSGTARAFLLRSAPGSRMLEHTHTGTELTLVLEGSFSHEGGRFGPGDFDYGDDEIDHRPVVGDEGPCVCLVAMTGDLRMNGLLGRLIGPFVRL, from the coding sequence ATGACCATCAGCCATCATCCGCCGGAAGATCTTCTGGCCGACTTTGCGGCCGGCAGATTGGAAGAAGCCCATCAATTGGTGGTGGGGGTGCATGTTGCGGGTTGCGCACGGTGCGGCCGGTTCGTGCAGGCCATCGAGCAACTTGGCGGCTTGGCGCTTGAAGATGTCGAGCCGGTGCCGGTCGCATCGGATGCGTTCGAGCAGGTGATGTCGCGCATTCACGACGCTCCTGAAGAGCGAGCGGTGCGGACTGCCCACGTCGCTCGCGGCAGCGAGCAGGATGTTCCGGCGGCACTGCGAAACTACCGCATCGGCAAGCGCAGGCGCATCGCTCCGGGTCTGAGCATGCGACCGATCGAGCTGTCCGGTTCGGGGACGGCGCGGGCATTTCTGCTTCGCTCCGCGCCGGGGAGCCGCATGCTCGAGCACACGCACACCGGAACCGAACTGACCCTCGTGCTCGAGGGCAGCTTCAGCCACGAGGGCGGCCGGTTTGGTCCGGGTGATTTCGACTATGGCGACGACGAGATCGATCATCGGCCTGTGGTGGGCGACGAGGGCCCATGTGTTTGCCTTGTCGCAATGACGGGCGACCTGCGCATGAACGGCCTGCTCGGCAGGCTGATCGGGCCATTCGTGCGGCTTTGA